The DNA window TCCGGGAGGGTTCAGGCGTACGGCAATGACCAGCCTGATCCAGATCAGATATAGCAAGAAAAAAAGAGAGATCCCGCAGATACCAGCGGGGTCTCTCCTTTTTTTGCTTAACTCTTGTCAGAAGATCTTTAAAGCGGAACTACTTGAGTTCTACCTTTGCTCCGGCTTCTTCGAGCTTCTTCTTGATCTCTTCGGATTCATCCTTGGAAGCCTGCTCCTTCACGGTCTTGGGTGCGCCGTCAACGAGTTCCTTGGCTTCTTTGAGTCCGAGACCTGTGATCTCGCGGACAACTTTGATGACGCCGATCTTGTTAGCGCCGTGCTCAACGAGAACTACGTCGAACTCTGTCTTCTCTTCTTCGACTGCCGCTGCGGGTGCTGCTGCGCCCATGGGCATCATCATTGCGGGTGCTGCTGCTGATACGCCAAATTTGTCCTCGAGTTCCTTCACGAGCTCTGAGAGCTCAAGTACTGACATTTCTTCAATTGCCTTGATAATATCTTCACGTGTCATATTAATTCATCCTCCTAAGGATTATTTTTATTTTTATGCTGCTAGGCGGCTGTCTCGCCGCTGGTGTATACTATGCTGCTTCTTTTTTGTCCTTGATCTGCGAGAGACATGTAACAAGTCCCCTTGCCGGACCGGAAAGT is part of the Synergistetes bacterium HGW-Synergistetes-1 genome and encodes:
- a CDS encoding 50S ribosomal protein L7/L12 → MTREDIIKAIEEMSVLELSELVKELEDKFGVSAAAPAMMMPMGAAAPAAAVEEEKTEFDVVLVEHGANKIGVIKVVREITGLGLKEAKELVDGAPKTVKEQASKDESEEIKKKLEEAGAKVELK